Within the Gracilinema caldarium DSM 7334 genome, the region GGGATCCCCAAAGCAACGTACCCTACTGGGAAATCTATGAAAACCTGGAAGCCCAGGGTATTTACTATGCCGATTTTGATGACTATAATCACCCCTAATGGAAGAACTTAACCAAAACAACGCCTACCATTTCAGATTACAACAATTTGAAGGCCCCCTGGATCTTCTTCTCTTTCTTATCAAGAAGAATGAGGTTAATATTTATGATATTCCCGTTGCCCAGATAACCGAGCAATACCTGGAATACCTTACCTATGCTACCGAACTTGACCTAGAAAATCTTACCGAATTCCATGTCATGGCCGCAAATCTGCTGTACATTAAATCGAGGATGCTTCTGCCAGTAGAAATAGAAGCGGATGATGACATCGAAGATCCCCGGCAGGAACTGGTAGACAAACTGATAGAATACCAGAAATTCAAAAAGCTTTCAGAACTTATGGAAGAAAAAGAACGGGAAGCTGAATGGGTGATTGAACGAAAAAAGCTTCAGCGGGCCCTTCCTTTTGCAGATGAAGAACTCTGGGAAAAGGTGGATGTTTGGGATCTCCTCAAGACCTTTTCCAGCCTTATGACAAACCTTACGAGCGAACGCATCATTGACCTCTTCGAAGAAGTAACCGTAAATGAGAAGATGGCTCTCATGACTGAACTATTAGAGACAAAGGGGCAATGTAATTTTACCGACCTGGTAGTTCGCAGCGGTTCCGTCATGGACATTGTCTGCGCATTTCTCGCTATTCTGGAAGCGGTAAAATTCAGAATGGTTTCGATATATCAAAATAAAATGTTTGGTGATATCATTATAAAACCCTATGAGAAGGTAAGTGCCGATGGAGCTACAGTTGGATAAGGAAACAGCCCTGATCGAAGCAATCCTCTACCTGGAAAATGAACCGATCGAAGAAACTACTCTGGCTCGAATATCAGGACTATCCAGGGAAGTGGTAGAAAAGGCCCTTGAATTGCTGCAGGAACGGTACAACCGGAATGATAGCGGAGTAGAACTTTCAAGAATCGGAGGTGGCGTGCTCATTGCTCCTAAAAAAGAGTATTGGGATGTACTCCGTGACCGATACGGTAAAAAAAATGATGCCAAATTATCCAAAGCTGCTTTGGAAACCCTTTCAATTATCGCCTACTCTCAGCCTATTACCCGTGGTGAAATTGAAGCGATCCGCGGTGTATCTGCAGACACTATGATCCGCATGTTGCTCGATCGGGGGCTTATAAGGGAAGTAGGGAAAAAGGATGTGCCAGGGAAGCCTATCCAATATGGCACTACAAAAGAATTTCTCAAGTTTTTTAGACTCGAAAGCATTGCTGATTTACCCAAACTTGATGAAAGCGAACGGGATAGGTTTGAACTCAATGGATAAAGAGCTGCGTCTCCAGGTCTATCTCGCCCATTGTGGTGTAGCAAGCCGCCGGGCATCGGAAGCGCTCATCCTTTCGGGAAGGGTTACCGTGAATGGAATGGTCGTAACTACGCTGGGGACCAAGGTTCATGCCCGGGATGTGGTTTTGGTGGATGGTAAGCCGGTCTTTTTAGAACAGAAAAAACGATATATTGCCCTTCATAAACCAGCGGGCTATATCTGCAGTGCCAGCGATCCCCAGGGCCGTCCTTTGGCTCAGGACCTCCTGCCTCCTGACATAACAGAACGGGTTTACACTATCGGACGCCTCGATTACCGTTCTTCTGGGCTGATCCTTTTTACCAACGATGGGGACTTTGCAGCTGCCCTTGGACATCCATCTACAGAGCTCGAAAAAGAATATATAGTTGACTCTACTGTACCCATACCAGATGCTACGATCGAAGCTTTTAGTAAGGGTATAGAAATCGATGGCGAACTATATACATGTGCCTCAATTGAACGATTGGGAAGAAAATCGGTACGGATCGTGCTTATCGAAGGTAAAAACAGGGAAATCCGTCGGGTGTTTTCTCATTTTCACCTGCACCCTGAAAAACTGCATCGGATCCGTATAGGACCGCTTATGCTGGGAACGCTCCCTGAAGGTAAAGGCCGTGCCCTTTCGGTTGAAGAACTACGGTCTTTTGAACCATATTTGGCAGCTTATAAAAGAAGGAGACAATCTCATGGTCATCGCGATTGATGGACCGGCGGGATCCGGAAAAAGCACCATAGCCCGCTTGTTGGCAGAACGCCTGAACTTCACCTATATCAACTCAGGAAATCTGTATCGGGCAATTACCCTCCGGTGTTTACGGAAACATATCAGCCCCACAGATCCGGAGAAGGCCCTTGCCTGTGCCAGGGAAGCCTATATCGATTATCAGGGACAGCAGGTGCTCCTGGATGGTGAAGTGGTGGATAGTCTCCTTCACAGCGATGAGATTGATGCCTGGGTTGCTCAGCTCTCTGCGATTGTACCTATCCGTCATGTGGTGAACGATCTAATCCGCAAAATAGCCCAGGGCAAACATGTGGTAGTCGAAGGCAGGGATATCACCACCGTGGTATTTCCCGATGCAGAATATCGGTTCTTTCTGGATGCGAGCCCCGAATCCCGTGCTCGGCGGCGGTATTTGCAGGGTATATCTCAGCTAAGTCTGGAAGAAATTGCCGACGGTATTCGTAAACGGGATGAGATTGATCGGAACAAGGCCGAAGGAAGCCTTAAAATTGCCGATGGAGTAGTCTATTTGGATACATCGGACTTGACCATTGAGCAAGTTTATGACAGATTGATAGAGAAAATTCAGATATAAGGATCAATTATGGGTCAGATGGAAGTGGAAATGGATGAGTCTAAAAACTCCGCGGACAACATCCAGACACAATTACAGGAAGAGTATCTTAAATCCCTCGAACAACTTGAAGAGGGCCAGCTAGTCGACGGGTATGTCATTCAGGTAACCCCAGACCAGGTATTCGTCGATGTAGGCTACAAGTCGGAGGGAAAGATCCCGATAGCGGAGTTCACTGAAGTCCCGAAGGTTGGGGATACCGTTTCTGTCGTGCTGATTACTAAAGAAAACAAGCATGGCGAAGTCATTGTGTCAAAGCAAAAAGCGGATATTAAAGTTTTCTGGAAAAACCTTCGGCAAGCTTTCCAGGATCATGTTCCTGTGGAAGGGGTTATCGAGAAAGTAGTCAAGGGCGGCTATGATGTTAATCTGGGCGCAGGCGTAAAATCCTTTCTCCCCATCAGCCAGTCCGATGCTAACAAGGTTGATAAACCAGAAAAGCTCCTTGGGGTAAAATCCAAATTTTATGTTGAACGGCTCTATTCCGATGGCAAGGTTAACATTGTGGTTAA harbors:
- a CDS encoding segregation and condensation protein A translates to MEELNQNNAYHFRLQQFEGPLDLLLFLIKKNEVNIYDIPVAQITEQYLEYLTYATELDLENLTEFHVMAANLLYIKSRMLLPVEIEADDDIEDPRQELVDKLIEYQKFKKLSELMEEKEREAEWVIERKKLQRALPFADEELWEKVDVWDLLKTFSSLMTNLTSERIIDLFEEVTVNEKMALMTELLETKGQCNFTDLVVRSGSVMDIVCAFLAILEAVKFRMVSIYQNKMFGDIIIKPYEKVSADGATVG
- the scpB gene encoding SMC-Scp complex subunit ScpB — its product is MELQLDKETALIEAILYLENEPIEETTLARISGLSREVVEKALELLQERYNRNDSGVELSRIGGGVLIAPKKEYWDVLRDRYGKKNDAKLSKAALETLSIIAYSQPITRGEIEAIRGVSADTMIRMLLDRGLIREVGKKDVPGKPIQYGTTKEFLKFFRLESIADLPKLDESERDRFELNG
- a CDS encoding pseudouridine synthase, giving the protein MDKELRLQVYLAHCGVASRRASEALILSGRVTVNGMVVTTLGTKVHARDVVLVDGKPVFLEQKKRYIALHKPAGYICSASDPQGRPLAQDLLPPDITERVYTIGRLDYRSSGLILFTNDGDFAAALGHPSTELEKEYIVDSTVPIPDATIEAFSKGIEIDGELYTCASIERLGRKSVRIVLIEGKNREIRRVFSHFHLHPEKLHRIRIGPLMLGTLPEGKGRALSVEELRSFEPYLAAYKRRRQSHGHRD